From the Deinococcus radiophilus genome, one window contains:
- a CDS encoding cytochrome P450: protein MTRRASLPPAEDQAVQQTSDGVYHIASFELSRQLLRSDDVAQAGFMAETASQAGSLLGRPPVLYAEGEHHHEMRRSTARYFTPKHVAEYQPFIAQLSDELIGELWQAGELNLDDLSLRLAVQVAAQVIGLTSSAVPGMERRITRFVEMGGDGNPASTNKASAAKNLVMQGHTLNFFLLDVKPSIAARRREPQDDLISYLLERGYSDTEILTECLTYGTAGMITTREFISLAAWQLVQHPELREDYLHAPEAERFAILHEILRLDPVVTQLFRRVVNDIEVGSMTIPAGSLVALNVQQANVDREVVGEDAEALCPHRPLPRGVQPPVLSFGDGHHRCPGAFLAIRESDVFLRRLLIWRDLELVQPPSLSYNEVVKGYELRGLRVRFGGAAGHAAIP from the coding sequence TTGACCCGCCGTGCGAGCCTGCCTCCCGCCGAAGATCAGGCGGTCCAGCAAACCTCAGATGGCGTGTATCACATCGCCTCCTTCGAGCTGTCGCGCCAGTTGCTGCGCTCGGACGACGTAGCGCAGGCGGGGTTCATGGCCGAAACCGCCTCGCAGGCCGGTAGTCTGCTGGGCCGCCCCCCGGTGCTCTATGCCGAGGGAGAACACCACCACGAGATGCGCCGCTCTACTGCTCGGTATTTCACTCCCAAGCACGTGGCCGAATACCAACCGTTTATCGCGCAGTTGTCGGACGAGCTGATCGGAGAACTGTGGCAGGCAGGAGAACTGAATCTGGACGACCTCTCGCTGCGGTTGGCGGTGCAGGTGGCCGCGCAAGTGATCGGTCTGACCAGCTCAGCCGTGCCAGGCATGGAGCGGCGCATTACCCGTTTCGTGGAGATGGGCGGTGACGGCAACCCTGCCAGCACCAACAAGGCCAGCGCGGCCAAAAATCTGGTGATGCAGGGTCACACCCTCAACTTCTTTCTGCTGGATGTGAAACCGTCCATCGCCGCCCGCCGCCGTGAGCCGCAGGACGATCTGATTTCCTACTTGCTCGAACGTGGCTACAGCGACACCGAAATCCTGACCGAGTGCCTCACCTACGGCACGGCAGGGATGATCACGACCCGCGAGTTTATTTCGCTGGCGGCCTGGCAGCTGGTGCAACACCCGGAGCTGCGAGAAGACTACCTCCATGCCCCGGAAGCGGAACGCTTCGCCATCCTGCACGAGATTCTGCGGCTGGACCCGGTGGTCACGCAGCTGTTCCGGCGGGTGGTGAATGACATCGAAGTGGGCAGCATGACCATTCCGGCAGGATCACTCGTGGCGCTGAATGTCCAGCAGGCCAATGTAGACCGTGAAGTCGTGGGGGAGGACGCTGAGGCGCTGTGCCCCCACCGTCCACTTCCGCGTGGTGTGCAGCCCCCGGTGCTGAGCTTCGGCGACGGCCACCACCGCTGCCCCGGTGCCTTTCTGGCCATCCGCGAGAGTGACGTGTTCCTGCGCCGTTTGCTGATTTGGCGCGATCTGGAACTGGTGCAGCCCCCTAGCTTGTCGTACAACGAGGTCGTCAAGGGCTACGAGCTGCGGGGCCTGCGGGTACGTTTTGGCGGTGCAGCTGGGCACGCCGCCATCCCCTGA
- a CDS encoding GNAT family N-acetyltransferase codes for MSTDVQVIHHTPETTTPAQRLALGRLLAGCYARTWPEEPPLIPELEANTLLTPAAEDWRDTWAVWDGEEALAWAQLEGSREHNTHWAELHLLIHPDCEEQGQLLREAVFSAVLDTATQRGVHVIGSRTADRLPEGIQFLQHKGFRSTLSNASVRLDLRRVPDDLLTRWTARPAGDPYRLHRWTRVPDEYLAKVADLQAVINDMPRGESELGELVYTPQGIRDREAQVAAEGETRFLVAAEDTRSGGLAAYSETYWGPERQALLYQGATAVRREARRQGLGRLVKAEMLRWLSVAAPGARYVKTNVADENEAMNALNEKLGFQPYAVIEEWELRL; via the coding sequence ATGTCCACTGACGTTCAAGTCATCCACCACACTCCCGAAACCACCACGCCAGCTCAGCGATTGGCCCTGGGCCGCCTGCTGGCGGGGTGCTACGCCCGCACCTGGCCTGAAGAACCGCCCCTGATTCCAGAACTGGAAGCGAACACCCTGCTGACCCCGGCCGCCGAGGACTGGCGAGATACCTGGGCCGTCTGGGACGGCGAAGAAGCCTTAGCCTGGGCACAGCTGGAAGGCAGCCGCGAGCACAATACCCACTGGGCCGAGTTGCATCTGCTGATTCACCCTGACTGTGAGGAGCAGGGTCAGCTGCTGCGAGAAGCTGTATTTTCTGCCGTGCTGGACACCGCCACGCAGCGCGGCGTGCACGTGATCGGCAGCCGCACGGCGGACCGCCTGCCCGAAGGGATTCAGTTCCTGCAGCACAAAGGATTTCGGTCCACCCTCAGCAATGCCAGCGTGCGGCTGGACCTGCGCCGTGTGCCGGACGACCTGCTGACCCGCTGGACCGCCCGGCCTGCCGGGGACCCCTACCGCCTGCACCGCTGGACCCGCGTGCCGGACGAGTATCTAGCGAAAGTGGCCGATCTGCAAGCGGTGATCAACGACATGCCTAGGGGGGAGTCTGAACTGGGTGAGTTGGTCTACACCCCTCAGGGCATCCGTGACCGCGAGGCGCAAGTGGCCGCTGAAGGAGAAACGCGCTTTTTGGTGGCCGCCGAAGATACCCGCAGTGGGGGGCTGGCTGCCTACAGCGAAACCTACTGGGGTCCTGAGCGGCAGGCACTCCTCTACCAGGGAGCTACTGCCGTGCGCCGTGAAGCCAGAAGACAGGGCCTGGGCCGACTGGTCAAAGCCGAGATGCTGCGCTGGTTGTCGGTGGCAGCGCCAGGCGCTAGATACGTCAAGACCAATGTGGCCGATGAAAATGAGGCTATGAATGCCCTGAATGAGAAGCTGGGATTTCAGCCTTACGCCGTCATTGAGGAGTGGGAACTGCGACTGTAA
- a CDS encoding glycoside hydrolase family 15 protein, whose translation MSGGPASQPAYEGPPARPAPGTPGVDPTWSSSDKDFVTSSLGPARVWATIGHGVVNEVYWPSTGTPQLRDLSFYLVGDSSQGGPQGWVDLKRQRQYTLDTPAPALPLLTVQHSGELDGVPYALELELLPDPLRDTLLIRYDLTGPYRLAVIAAPHLGGTGRDNRAWTERGQTLLAQHGSHALCLAADARLRRASAGVVGVSDGWQDLAQHGRLTWDYTEAGPGNVALSTELTEAKGVLALAFAESPTGAQTLARSSLAAGMDVLRERFLQDWQAWADDLSVTSDEPEFARLAHISAAVLRMHEDRTYPGGLVASLSVPWGNSTDSLGGYHLVWPRDAVLSAFAQITCGELEDARRVLDRLIATQEWDGHWAQNEYPSGEPYWNGLQLDQTALPVLLAAKLQELGQPEPCGLQGSMRRALAFLARTGPTSEQDRWEENPGVNPFTVAVSIAALIAGSPWLSGDERGYALALAADWNERLEHWCYVEGTPLAEQHGVDGYYIRLAPPQEDGVRQGEVLLRNRWGQTIEAAALVSLDFTYLARLGLRDVHDPRIQNTLTVVDQVLRRTTPSGEWLYYRYNSDGYGEQEDGSPYDENGVGRLWPLLTGERGQLAQLAGEDVTPFLRTMLNCASPGGLLPEQVWDGKAIPERGLYPGKATGSATPLSWSHAEFLKLLVASQTGAPPERLQSVTEYLSTHPAARAWHWRNETPVNELDPGHSLRIEAEQPFTLRYVWDGQAERHEVAARSGVFGIWSVSFSASELSGKQRLSFTRCFGDDWQDREHTVTLHTPEQKAVTRI comes from the coding sequence ATGAGCGGCGGTCCCGCTTCACAACCTGCCTATGAGGGACCGCCTGCCCGTCCGGCGCCGGGAACGCCAGGGGTGGACCCCACCTGGAGCAGCAGCGACAAGGACTTTGTGACCAGTAGCCTGGGTCCGGCCCGTGTCTGGGCCACCATAGGTCACGGGGTGGTCAACGAGGTCTATTGGCCTTCTACCGGCACACCGCAGCTGCGTGACTTGAGCTTCTATCTGGTGGGCGATTCCAGCCAGGGTGGACCGCAGGGCTGGGTAGACCTCAAGCGGCAGCGGCAGTACACGCTGGATACGCCCGCGCCTGCGCTGCCACTGCTGACCGTGCAGCACTCCGGCGAACTGGACGGCGTACCCTATGCCCTGGAGCTGGAACTGTTACCTGACCCGCTGCGCGACACGCTGCTGATTCGCTATGACCTGACCGGCCCTTACCGATTGGCGGTCATCGCCGCGCCTCACCTGGGCGGTACGGGCCGTGACAACCGCGCCTGGACCGAGCGGGGCCAAACCCTACTGGCCCAGCATGGCAGCCATGCCCTGTGCCTGGCTGCGGATGCCCGTCTGCGCCGTGCGAGTGCCGGGGTGGTGGGCGTATCGGACGGGTGGCAAGATCTGGCCCAGCATGGCCGCCTGACCTGGGACTACACCGAAGCTGGTCCTGGTAACGTGGCGCTGAGTACCGAACTGACGGAAGCGAAGGGGGTGCTGGCGCTGGCCTTCGCCGAGTCGCCGACGGGGGCGCAGACGCTGGCCCGTTCCAGCCTGGCTGCCGGGATGGACGTGCTGCGTGAGCGCTTCTTGCAGGACTGGCAGGCCTGGGCGGACGATCTGAGCGTGACCAGTGACGAGCCGGAATTTGCGCGGCTGGCCCATATCTCGGCGGCGGTGCTGCGCATGCACGAGGACCGCACCTATCCCGGCGGCCTGGTGGCCAGCCTCAGCGTACCGTGGGGGAACTCCACCGATTCGCTCGGCGGCTATCATCTGGTCTGGCCGCGCGACGCGGTGCTGAGTGCTTTTGCCCAGATCACCTGCGGAGAGCTGGAAGATGCCCGGCGGGTGCTGGACCGCCTGATCGCCACCCAGGAGTGGGACGGTCACTGGGCGCAAAACGAGTATCCCAGCGGCGAACCGTACTGGAATGGCCTGCAGCTGGACCAGACGGCCCTGCCGGTGCTGCTGGCCGCCAAGTTGCAGGAATTGGGACAGCCTGAGCCATGCGGGTTGCAGGGCAGTATGCGCCGCGCTCTGGCCTTTCTGGCCCGCACGGGTCCCACCAGCGAACAGGACCGCTGGGAAGAGAATCCTGGCGTGAACCCCTTTACGGTGGCCGTGTCTATCGCGGCGCTGATCGCCGGGTCGCCGTGGCTCAGCGGTGATGAGCGCGGCTACGCACTGGCGCTGGCCGCTGACTGGAATGAGCGCCTGGAACACTGGTGCTACGTAGAAGGTACCCCGCTGGCCGAGCAGCACGGGGTGGACGGCTACTACATCCGGCTGGCTCCGCCACAGGAAGATGGGGTGCGTCAGGGCGAGGTTCTGCTACGTAACCGCTGGGGTCAGACCATCGAAGCCGCGGCCCTGGTCAGCCTGGACTTTACTTATCTGGCCCGCTTGGGCCTGCGGGATGTGCACGACCCGCGTATCCAGAACACGCTGACCGTTGTGGACCAGGTGCTGCGGCGCACGACCCCCAGCGGCGAGTGGCTGTACTACCGCTACAACAGCGACGGTTATGGTGAGCAGGAGGACGGCTCGCCCTATGACGAGAACGGCGTCGGGCGGCTGTGGCCGCTGCTGACCGGCGAGCGTGGTCAGCTGGCGCAGCTGGCAGGCGAGGACGTGACGCCTTTCCTGCGGACCATGCTGAACTGTGCCAGTCCCGGTGGATTGCTGCCCGAACAGGTCTGGGACGGTAAGGCGATCCCGGAGCGTGGTCTGTATCCCGGCAAGGCCACCGGCAGTGCCACGCCGCTCTCGTGGAGCCACGCTGAGTTTCTCAAGTTGCTGGTGGCCTCCCAGACCGGGGCACCCCCCGAGCGCCTCCAGTCGGTGACCGAATACTTGAGTACACATCCTGCTGCGCGGGCATGGCACTGGCGTAACGAAACACCTGTCAACGAATTGGACCCAGGCCACAGCCTGCGGATCGAAGCTGAGCAGCCGTTTACCCTGCGCTATGTCTGGGACGGTCAGGCAGAACGGCACGAAGTGGCGGCCCGGTCTGGTGTCTTCGGTATCTGGTCAGTGTCCTTCTCGGCCAGTGAGCTGAGCGGGAAGCAGCGGCTGAGTTTTACCCGCTGCTTTGGTGATGACTGGCAAGACCGGGAGCACACCGTGACGCTGCATACTCCGGAGCAAAAGGCCGTCACCCGCATCTAA
- the prfA gene encoding peptide chain release factor 1, with amino-acid sequence MLSPRLGELASEFSMVERALGDPAVLADAQEYTRLTRRHRELEPLITLYREHERLSAEQEDTQELLADPDFREMAQADLSRIQSRLAELEADLEVMLLPTDPFESHDVLLEIRAGAGGAEAALFAADLLRMYTRYAEASGLRLSVLDASESDIGGLSKVVAEVTGDFAYRAFKWESGVHRVQRVPATESQGRIHTSTVTVAVLPQVEQAEVALDLSEVRIDVFRSQGAGGQSVNTTDSAVRATYRAGTPDEIMVVCQDGRSQIKNREKALMILASRLAEREREKQQASERAARSSQIGTGDRSEKVRTYNYPQNRVTDHRLEGDAKNSALEGVLDGDLQDIVGGLARAQREKQLLDMADADAERVDTRASA; translated from the coding sequence ATGCTGAGTCCCCGCCTCGGCGAACTGGCCTCGGAATTCAGCATGGTGGAGCGCGCCCTGGGCGATCCCGCCGTGCTGGCCGATGCCCAGGAATACACCCGTCTGACCCGCCGCCACCGCGAGCTGGAGCCGCTGATCACCCTCTACCGTGAGCATGAGCGCCTGAGTGCCGAGCAGGAAGATACCCAGGAGCTGCTCGCCGACCCGGACTTCCGCGAGATGGCGCAGGCGGACCTGAGCCGTATCCAATCACGGCTGGCCGAGCTGGAAGCTGACCTGGAAGTGATGTTGCTGCCCACCGACCCTTTTGAGAGCCATGATGTGCTGCTGGAAATCCGGGCCGGGGCAGGTGGGGCCGAAGCCGCGCTGTTTGCCGCCGACCTGCTGCGGATGTACACCCGCTATGCCGAAGCGAGCGGGCTGCGCCTGAGCGTGCTGGACGCCAGCGAAAGTGACATCGGCGGGCTGAGCAAGGTCGTGGCCGAGGTTACGGGGGACTTCGCCTACCGCGCCTTCAAGTGGGAAAGCGGCGTACACCGGGTGCAGCGCGTTCCGGCCACCGAATCACAGGGCCGCATTCACACCAGCACGGTCACCGTCGCGGTGCTGCCGCAGGTGGAACAGGCCGAGGTGGCCCTGGACCTCAGCGAAGTCCGGATAGATGTCTTCCGCTCGCAGGGAGCAGGCGGCCAGAGCGTGAACACCACCGACAGTGCTGTACGCGCCACCTACCGCGCCGGCACCCCGGACGAGATCATGGTGGTCTGCCAGGATGGCCGCAGTCAGATCAAAAACCGCGAAAAGGCACTGATGATCCTGGCCTCGCGCCTGGCTGAGCGCGAACGTGAAAAGCAGCAGGCCAGTGAGCGGGCCGCCCGCAGCAGCCAGATCGGCACCGGGGACCGTTCGGAAAAGGTCCGCACCTACAACTATCCCCAGAACCGCGTGACCGATCACCGTCTAGAAGGCGACGCCAAGAATTCCGCTCTGGAAGGCGTACTGGACGGTGACCTGCAAGACATCGTGGGTGGTCTGGCCCGTGCTCAGCGTGAAAAGCAGCTGCTGGACATGGCCGACGCGGATGCCGAGAGGGTCGATACCCGTGCCTCGGCGTGA
- a CDS encoding NUDIX hydrolase, with product MPRRDLLVAAGILRDRFGRVLLVGNDWQGQGRVRYTLPGGVVESGETLLEALYREIWEETGLKLTGIEHMVYTVHIEDERRGERAMAVAFEATWEGLLNPSDPDGFITEARFCTLEDAGERLDSPPMREPLLDYLRTGEPGRFYAFKGWDGRGGLRIPALKHPSNG from the coding sequence GTGCCTCGGCGTGATCTGCTGGTGGCCGCCGGGATTCTACGCGACAGGTTCGGAAGGGTGCTGCTGGTCGGCAACGATTGGCAGGGACAGGGCCGGGTCCGCTACACCCTGCCGGGCGGTGTGGTCGAAAGCGGCGAAACCCTCCTAGAAGCCCTGTACCGCGAGATCTGGGAAGAAACTGGCCTGAAGTTGACCGGCATAGAGCACATGGTCTACACCGTGCACATTGAGGATGAGCGACGGGGCGAGCGGGCCATGGCGGTGGCTTTCGAGGCCACCTGGGAGGGCTTGCTGAATCCCAGCGATCCTGACGGCTTCATCACTGAGGCGCGGTTCTGCACACTTGAGGACGCAGGCGAGCGGCTGGATTCGCCGCCCATGCGTGAGCCACTGCTGGACTACCTGCGGACTGGTGAACCGGGTCGGTTCTACGCTTTCAAGGGCTGGGATGGGCGCGGTGGCCTGCGGATTCCCGCTCTGAAACACCCGTCAAATGGTTGA
- a CDS encoding RluA family pseudouridine synthase gives MAEDKQDNPEQYTAAAGRLDAVCAELTGQSRSQVAGWITDGRVWVDDRPVTKASHRLRGGEALSLSPPPPADLRVQPEDIPLDILYEDGALIAVNKPPGMVTHPAPGVVSGTLVNALLGLMALPQQEGAEGAGGYRPGIVHRLDKDTSGVIVVAKTVQAHAALSASFKARKTQKVYLASAAGEWRAEQPVLVDAPVGRHPVQRQRMTVGGANPREAQTRFVPLSAHPDGHGRTLALVRCEPRTGRTHQIRVHLAHLGSPILGDSVYGRASEVMPRQALHAWQLTVPHPVTGTALQLHAPVPDDLLGAWVSLGGTLPPELLDQNVPIETSLG, from the coding sequence ATGGCAGAAGACAAACAGGACAACCCCGAGCAGTACACGGCGGCAGCGGGCCGACTGGACGCTGTGTGTGCTGAACTCACCGGACAGAGCCGATCACAGGTGGCGGGCTGGATCACGGATGGGCGGGTATGGGTAGATGACCGCCCCGTCACCAAGGCCAGCCACCGGCTACGCGGCGGCGAGGCGCTGAGCCTCTCTCCCCCACCGCCCGCCGACTTACGCGTGCAGCCGGAAGACATCCCGCTGGATATCCTGTACGAAGACGGTGCCCTGATTGCCGTGAATAAACCCCCCGGCATGGTGACCCACCCGGCACCCGGCGTGGTCAGCGGCACCCTGGTCAATGCGCTGCTGGGCCTTATGGCGCTGCCGCAACAGGAGGGCGCAGAGGGTGCGGGCGGCTACCGCCCCGGCATCGTGCACCGGCTGGATAAGGACACCAGCGGCGTGATCGTGGTCGCCAAAACCGTGCAGGCCCACGCTGCCCTGAGTGCCAGCTTCAAGGCCCGTAAAACGCAGAAGGTGTACCTCGCCAGTGCGGCAGGCGAGTGGCGGGCCGAGCAACCTGTACTGGTCGACGCTCCCGTAGGTCGCCATCCAGTGCAGCGCCAGCGCATGACGGTGGGCGGCGCGAACCCCCGCGAGGCCCAGACCCGCTTCGTGCCGCTAAGCGCCCATCCGGACGGGCATGGGCGCACGCTGGCGCTGGTCCGCTGTGAGCCGCGTACCGGGCGCACCCACCAGATCCGGGTGCATCTGGCCCACCTGGGCAGTCCCATCCTGGGCGACAGCGTCTATGGCCGGGCCAGTGAAGTGATGCCGCGTCAGGCCCTGCACGCCTGGCAGCTGACCGTGCCTCACCCAGTCACGGGCACGGCGCTACAGTTGCATGCGCCTGTCCCGGACGACCTGCTGGGGGCGTGGGTCAGTCTGGGCGGGACACTGCCGCCAGAGCTGCTGGACCAGAACGTCCCGATTGAGACATCGCTCGGCTAG
- a CDS encoding YbaB/EbfC family nucleoid-associated protein, with the protein MDMKRLMKQMQQAQSAANRIQEDLAAKSVEGTASGLVTVTMNGHGKVQSLKIKPEAVDGDDVEALEDLILAAIQDAGNQVDDLQQEATRGLQIPGF; encoded by the coding sequence ATGGACATGAAACGTCTGATGAAGCAAATGCAGCAGGCTCAGAGCGCCGCCAACCGGATTCAGGAAGACCTGGCCGCCAAGAGTGTAGAGGGCACGGCCAGCGGGCTGGTCACGGTGACCATGAACGGTCACGGCAAGGTGCAGAGCCTGAAGATCAAGCCTGAAGCCGTAGACGGCGACGATGTCGAAGCCCTTGAAGACCTGATCCTGGCCGCCATTCAGGACGCTGGAAACCAAGTAGACGACCTGCAGCAAGAAGCCACCCGTGGCCTGCAGATTCCTGGTTTCTGA
- the recR gene encoding recombination mediator RecR — MKYPPSLVALIRELSRLPGIGPKSAQRLAFHLFEQPAEDIERLSAALLSAKSELHTCPVCFNITDAELCSVCSDPSRDQNTICVVEEPGDVIALERSGEFQGLYHVLHGVLSPMNGVGPEQLRIKELLPRTTDGMEVILATGTTVEGDATALYLQRLLDPLGAEVTRIAYGLQVGAALEYADEVTLGRALLGRQKIRG; from the coding sequence GTGAAATATCCACCCAGTCTGGTCGCCCTGATCCGTGAACTGTCGCGCCTGCCCGGTATCGGGCCGAAAAGCGCTCAGCGGCTGGCCTTCCACCTGTTTGAACAGCCCGCTGAGGATATTGAGCGGCTCTCGGCAGCACTCCTCTCGGCCAAATCTGAATTGCACACCTGCCCAGTGTGCTTCAACATCACCGACGCCGAACTGTGCAGCGTGTGCAGCGACCCAAGCCGCGATCAGAACACCATCTGCGTGGTCGAGGAACCCGGCGACGTGATCGCTCTGGAGCGCAGCGGCGAGTTCCAGGGACTGTATCACGTGCTGCATGGCGTCCTGAGCCCTATGAACGGCGTGGGGCCGGAACAGCTACGGATCAAGGAACTGCTGCCGCGTACCACAGACGGCATGGAAGTGATTCTGGCGACTGGCACCACCGTGGAAGGCGACGCCACTGCGCTGTATCTGCAGCGGTTGCTGGACCCCCTGGGTGCCGAAGTGACCCGAATTGCTTACGGTCTGCAAGTCGGCGCGGCCCTGGAGTACGCCGACGAGGTCACGCTGGGCCGCGCGCTGTTGGGCCGTCAGAAGATCCGGGGCTGA
- a CDS encoding MarR family transcriptional regulator: protein MLGRSIGLSHTQVHQAHERLVASRLLRAGSSSPIRSSLVSVLTKGVPYFLPAPPQGDALVRGVATGCCVAPLPGSDAQRLVWPDEEGQAEGYAVQPLCTEAVQAARLDPQLHQLLALTDLVRSHRSSLRERSLAAQRLEHLILEPVAMY, encoded by the coding sequence TTGCTCGGCAGGTCCATCGGCCTCTCACATACACAGGTGCATCAGGCCCATGAACGGCTGGTGGCCTCGCGTCTGCTGCGAGCTGGAAGTTCTTCTCCTATCCGTTCGTCCCTGGTCAGCGTACTTACCAAAGGCGTGCCCTATTTTCTGCCAGCGCCTCCGCAGGGAGATGCCCTGGTACGCGGAGTCGCAACGGGGTGCTGCGTCGCTCCCCTGCCGGGGTCAGACGCACAGCGGCTGGTTTGGCCGGATGAGGAAGGTCAGGCCGAGGGGTACGCGGTGCAGCCTCTCTGTACCGAGGCCGTCCAGGCAGCGCGGCTTGACCCCCAGTTGCACCAGTTGCTGGCCCTCACCGATCTGGTTCGCAGCCACCGCTCCAGCCTGCGCGAACGCAGCTTGGCGGCGCAACGTCTGGAACACCTGATTCTGGAACCTGTCGCCATGTACTAA
- a CDS encoding AlbA family DNA-binding domain-containing protein: MTDPATLPAAVSPLGVVSPPGPECIHLSAAVLPDELARYAIGLANARGGTILVGADESAEVEVKDLHPLMLTHAIFELSGGRLSVNVQSHRQPGGHEVLSVFVPRAPYVLSDPAGAVLAWDGHHLVPVSQTEAEPVADADYTAIIPPDASLADIDPAEVGRLRLFAERSGGQRAAPIAGLADIDFLRELGLLAPSNGALRPNLAGILLAGTPAALRAHIPQGEVCFFHHMTLDVEFQFREDLLRPIPATLARLAELIQARNRFTPVQVGLFRIEVWEQDETVYREALLNALTHRDYQLRDAVHVHLYPNRLDIMNPGGLPGGITPGNILRHQPKRRNPLLAQVLARLGLIEQAGVGVDKMFGLMLRHGKEPPEFTTYPDAVELTLHSMGFDAEFVRFVARKQEELQTLSLDMLIVLSLLAREGEATRATLARALQLAEDRTPRLLRQMEDIGLIERAGVGRGIAYLLAPESREALQRQGLRQAMQTRPAPAEAAASTTGDHDGAPAPVLPRQTTPQLWNKGTLSWSQLGLGGHGTSFPGQTQSRPAAAPAPDKQSSASPSSPPASVLSQTPTPAAEHLHGPTRDEIRAIALALAREKGAVRNPDLRQACGLNVQQAWRVLRKLCDEGHLRRTGQGRSAAYQLA; encoded by the coding sequence GTGACAGACCCTGCAACCCTTCCCGCCGCCGTTTCTCCCCTGGGCGTGGTGTCCCCACCCGGTCCTGAGTGCATTCACCTGAGTGCTGCAGTGTTACCGGATGAGCTGGCCCGCTACGCCATCGGACTGGCGAATGCGCGTGGCGGCACCATCTTGGTAGGTGCGGACGAAAGTGCTGAGGTAGAGGTCAAGGATCTGCATCCGCTGATGCTGACCCACGCCATCTTCGAGCTCTCAGGCGGGCGGCTAAGCGTCAATGTGCAGAGCCACCGTCAGCCGGGCGGCCACGAGGTGCTTTCAGTGTTTGTGCCACGGGCTCCCTATGTCCTGTCGGACCCCGCAGGCGCAGTGCTCGCCTGGGACGGTCATCACCTGGTCCCAGTTTCGCAGACCGAGGCGGAACCCGTGGCCGACGCCGATTACACGGCGATCATTCCCCCGGACGCCTCCCTGGCCGACATCGACCCCGCCGAGGTGGGTCGCCTGCGCCTGTTTGCCGAGCGCAGCGGGGGCCAGCGGGCCGCACCCATCGCCGGCCTGGCGGATATCGACTTTTTGCGCGAACTGGGCCTGCTGGCTCCCAGCAACGGAGCGCTGCGGCCCAATCTGGCAGGCATCCTGCTGGCCGGAACCCCGGCGGCGCTCCGGGCGCACATTCCGCAGGGCGAAGTCTGCTTTTTTCACCACATGACCCTGGATGTGGAATTCCAGTTCCGCGAGGATCTGCTGCGGCCCATCCCCGCCACCCTGGCCCGCCTGGCTGAGCTGATTCAGGCCCGTAACCGCTTCACGCCTGTACAGGTGGGTCTATTCCGCATCGAGGTCTGGGAGCAGGACGAAACCGTGTACCGCGAGGCTCTACTCAACGCGCTGACCCACCGCGACTACCAGTTGCGCGATGCGGTGCATGTACACCTCTACCCCAACCGCCTGGACATCATGAATCCAGGTGGACTGCCGGGCGGTATCACACCGGGCAATATCCTGCGCCATCAGCCCAAGCGGCGCAATCCACTACTGGCGCAGGTGCTGGCGCGGCTGGGCCTGATCGAACAGGCTGGGGTAGGCGTGGACAAGATGTTTGGGCTGATGCTGCGGCACGGCAAAGAGCCACCTGAATTCACCACTTACCCTGACGCGGTAGAGCTGACGCTGCACTCCATGGGCTTTGACGCCGAATTTGTGCGCTTTGTGGCCCGCAAGCAAGAGGAGCTCCAAACCCTCTCGCTGGACATGCTGATCGTGCTCAGCCTGCTGGCCCGTGAGGGCGAGGCCACCCGCGCCACGCTGGCCCGCGCCCTGCAGCTGGCCGAGGACCGCACACCCCGACTGCTGCGCCAGATGGAAGATATCGGCCTGATCGAGCGAGCCGGAGTAGGGCGTGGTATCGCTTATCTGCTGGCTCCGGAATCCCGCGAAGCCTTGCAGCGTCAGGGTTTGCGTCAGGCCATGCAAACCCGACCTGCCCCAGCCGAAGCTGCCGCAAGCACAACAGGCGATCACGATGGCGCCCCCGCGCCGGTACTTCCACGCCAGACCACCCCGCAGTTGTGGAACAAGGGCACCCTCTCGTGGAGCCAACTGGGACTGGGTGGACATGGGACCAGCTTTCCGGGGCAAACTCAATCCCGCCCAGCCGCTGCACCTGCACCTGATAAGCAAAGTTCAGCCTCGCCTTCCTCTCCACCGGCCAGCGTTCTTTCCCAAACGCCCACCCCCGCAGCAGAGCACCTCCACGGCCCCACCCGTGACGAGATTCGGGCGATTGCCCTGGCCCTGGCCCGTGAAAAAGGGGCGGTCCGCAATCCCGATCTACGCCAGGCCTGCGGGCTCAATGTGCAGCAGGCCTGGCGGGTACTCCGCAAGCTGTGTGATGAAGGCCACCTGAGGCGTACTGGACAGGGACGCAGCGCTGCTTATCAGCTGGCTTGA